A genome region from Erigeron canadensis isolate Cc75 chromosome 3, C_canadensis_v1, whole genome shotgun sequence includes the following:
- the LOC122591263 gene encoding casein kinase 1-like protein 2, which produces MEPRVGNKFRLGRKIGSGSFGEIYLGTNVQTNEEVAIKLENVKTKHPQLLYESKLYRILQGGTGIPNVRWFGVEGDYNVLVMDLLGPSLEDLFNFCSRKLSLKTVLMLADQMINRIEFVHSKSFLHRDIKPDNFLMGLGRRANQVYIIDFGLVKKYRDTTTHQHIPYRENKNLTGTARYASMNTHLGIEQSRRDDLESLGYVLMYFLRGSLPWQGLKAGNKKQKYEKISEKKVSTSIEALCRGYPTEFASYFHYCRSLRFEDKPDYAYLKRIFRDLFIREGFQFDYVFDWTILKYQQSQIAAPPTRGLGVGAGPSSGTPPVIPNGDRPGEESGKQTGLSSLDPSRRRNSAQITNSGSLAKEKSPVANDAAISTDAMMSSSGFGGRASGSMRRGNDVDPTGRSRIDETRQKSSPQAGSSDPRNRTVATAKKYETTLKGMENLNFEDEERIR; this is translated from the exons gTACTAATGTTCAGACGAATGAAGAAGTTGCAATTAAGctt GAAAATGTCAAGACAAAACATCCACAACTACTGTATGAGTCCAAGTTGTACAGAATTCTACAGGGAGGAA CTGGTATTCCAAACGTGAGATGGTTTGGCGTGGAGGGAGATTATAATGTTCTGGTGATGGATTTGCTTGGGCCCAGTCTTGAAGATTTGTTCAATTTCTGCAGCAGGAAACTCTCCCTGAAAACAGTTCTAATGCTTGCAGATCAAATG ATCAATCGAATTGAATTTGTTCATTCCAAATCATTTCTACATCGTGATATTAAGCCAGACAATTTTCTAATGGGTTTGGGACGCCGTGCAAATCAG GTTTACATTATTGACTTTGGTCTAGTCAAGAAATACAGGGATACTACAACTCACCAGCACATTCCATACAG GGAGAACAAAAACTTGACTGGGACTGCTAGATATGCAAGCATGAATACTCATCTTGGGATCG AACAAAGCAGGAGGGATGATTTAGAGTCTCTTGGATATGTTCTCATGTATTTCTTAAGAGGAAG CCTTCCTTGGCAAGGGCTGAAAGCCGGAAATAAGAAACAGAAATATGAGAAAATTAGCGAGAAGAAAGTTTCTACATCAATTGAG GCCTTGTGTCGTGGTTATCCAACTGAGTTTGCATCATACTTTCATTACTGCCGTTCACTACGGTTTGAGGACAAACCGGACTATGCCTATCTGAAGAGAATATTCCGCGACCTCTTTATCCGTGAAG GGTTTCAGTTTGATTACGTTTTTGATTGGACGATTTTGAAGTATCAGCAGTCACAAATTGCAGCTCCTCCTACCCGTGGTCTT GGTGTCGGTGCCGGGCCGAGTTCTGGGACCCCCCCTGTTATTCCGAATGGTGATAGGCCAG GTGAGGAAAGTGGGAAACAGACTGGCTTGTCTTCACTGGACCCTTCTCGTCGGAGAAATTCAGCACAAATCACAAACTCTGGCAGTCTAGCTAAGGAGAAGAGTCCTGTTGCTAACGATGCAGCAATCAGCACGGATGCCATG ATGTCAAGCTCTGGGTTTGGTGGGAGAGCAAGTGGGTCGATGAGACGAGGTAATGATGTGGACCCCACAGGTCGTTCACGTATTGACGAGACCAGACAGAAAAGTTCACCACAAGCTGGATCCTCTGATCCTAGAAACAGGACCGTAGCTACAGCAAAGAAGTATGAAACCACTCTCAAAGGTATGGAGAATCTAAATTTTGAAGACGAAGAAAGGATTCGTTAA